In Amblyraja radiata isolate CabotCenter1 chromosome 38, sAmbRad1.1.pri, whole genome shotgun sequence, a genomic segment contains:
- the nptxr gene encoding neuronal pentraxin receptor: MLAILGAVICIIASIAPGSSPGAVPGAENEAGALLANQGGGGAVQGAENEAGSLLANQGAVHGPETIQGAETGQGGAPAPTSSRATASGLGHGSDSLVGTASRFLCLPLSQDCPSPSAREDLLLLRGTAAQLRQMVSQQGRQIASDQRTIRELTGKLSQCEGGQELGFFQNHPEEYAWDLGRNSVEEGAEEPETESEQAVLDLERTIHSLKNSIKHLEGELVSRGNASSVTLSGVPQGHFYLKIDELEGQLLSKLSELERERALLQNKNDRQRHRVEEQLEALQQRIDHLEKETAAYKLQESYKISLPARTNYMYARMKRSLPELYTLTVCVWLKSKTTAGVGTPFSYAVPGQANEIVFLELGRKPAELLINDKVARLPLRINDGQWHHVGITWTTRDGEWEAYQDGTRQGSGDNLAPWHPIKPGGTLVLGQEQDTAGGRYDAAQAFVGELADFNLWDRILTAAEIRSIANCSSVAVGNVLSWEGGGVDLFGGASKWPFQRCGTSTVSKED; encoded by the exons ATGCTTGCAATTCTGGGTGCAGTGATCTGCATCATTGCAAGCATCGCCCCCGGTAGCTCTCCGGGAGCTGTCCCTGGTGCTGAAAATGAAGCCGGGGCGCTGCTAGCAAACCAGGGCGGTGGTGGAGCTGTCCAAGGTGCTGAAAATGAAGCCGGCTCGCTGCTCGCTAACCAGGGAGCTGTCCACGGTCCTGAAACTATCCAGGGTGCTGAAACTGGCCAAGGCGGCGCTCCAGCACCCACCTCAAGCCGAGCCACCGCCTCTGGCTTGGGCCACGGCTCCGACTCGCTGGTCGGCACCGCCAGCCGCTTCCTCTGCCTGCCTTTATCCCAGGACTGCCCGTCCCCGTCCGCCAGAGAGGACCTGCTGCTGCTGAGGGGCACGGCGGCGCAGCTCCGCCAGATGGTCAGCCAGCAGGGCAGGCAGATCGCCAGCGACCAGCGCACCATCAGGGAGCTGACCGGCAAGCTCAGCCAGTGCGAGGGAGGGCAGGAGCTGGGCTTCTTCCAGAACCACCCCGAGGAGTACGCGTGGGACCTGGGCAGGAATAGTGTGGAGGAGGGAGCCGAGGAGCCGGAGACGGAGTCGGAGCAGGCAGTGCTGGATCTGGAGCGGACCATCCACTCCCTGAAGAACAGTATCAAACACCTGGAG GGGGAGTTGGTGTCTCGTGGCAATGCCTCCTCGGTCACACTGTCGGGAGTGCCCCAGGGTCACTTCTACCTGAAGATTGATGAGCTGGAGGGACAACTGCTGTCCAAGCTGTCTGAGTTGGAGAGAGAGCGTGCCTTACTGCAGAACAAGAACGACCGCCAGAGACATCGCGTGGAGGAGCAGCTTGAAGCTCTTCAGCAGCGCATCGACCATCTGGAGAAAG AAACGGCTGCCTATAAGTTGCAGGAAAGCTATAAAATCTCACTGCCGGCACGGACGAACTACATGTACGCCCGGATGAAGAGGAGCCTGCCAGAACTGTACACGCTGACTGTCTGTGTGTGGCTCAAGTCTAAGACCACTGCTGGCGTTGGGACCCCCTTCTCCTATGCTGTGCCTGGACAAGCAAATGAGATTGTCTTTCTGGAGTTGGGGCGGAAACCAGCCGAACTACTGATCAACGACAAA GTTGCTCGGCTGCCCTTGAGGATCAACGACGGGCAGTGGCATCATGTGGGTATTACCTGGACCACCAGGGATGGTGAGTGGGAGGCTTACCAGGATGGCACGAGGCAGGGGTCAGGAGACAACCTGGCACCTTGGCACCCGATCAAACCAGGTGGGACCCTGGTCCTTGGCCAAGAGCAG GACACAGCGGGGGGGAGGTACGATGCCGCTCAGGCCTTCGTAGGCGAGCTGGCCGACTTCAACCTGTGGGACCGGATCCTGACAGCGGCCGAGATCCGGAGCATCGCCAACTGTTCCTCCGTGGCGGTGGGCAACGTCCTGTCGTGGGAGGGCGGCGGCGTCGACCTGTTCGGCGGCGCGAGCAAGTGGCCTTTCCAGAGGTGCGGAACGAGTACTGTCTCCAAGGAGGACTAG